GCCATTTGTGTTTAGAGTGCCGGCAAACACGCTATCTCCCACCTCTTTATAAACTGGCAAGCTCTCTCCTGTAAGCATAGAAGCATCTATCTCAGCGCCACCTTGAACTATCACGCCATCACTTGGGATGTTGTAGCCATTTTTTACGATGACGATGTCGCCTACTTTTAGCTCATTTACATTTACCTCTTTGCTCTGTCCATCTGGCATGACCAAAAAGGCGGTCTTTGGCGAAATTTTAAGTAGCGTCTTTAGGTAGTCACCTGCCTTTGCCTTTGAGCGCTCTTCAAGATACTTGCCAAGCAGCACAAAGGTTATTATCATCGCTGCGCCCGAGATATAGACATTTTTTAGATCATCTGGGATGAAATTTGAAAAGATCACAACAAAAAGCGAGTATAAAAATGCACTACCGCTTCCAAGAGCTACAAGCACGTTCATATCGTAGTTTTTGTTTTTAACAGCCTCTATGGCGTGAGCAAAGAAGTCTTTGCCACTAAAAGCTAGCACCAAAAATGCTAAAACTAGCATGAGTAAATTTATTAGCAAGTTATGAGGCGCGAACATCTCAAGCGCCATTATCACGATGCTTGCTATAAATGCAAATATAAATTTATTTCTTATCGAGGTTATATGCTCGTCTCTTTTGGCTTCAAATTCATCAATATTTGTCGCCACAAAGTAGCCAAGCTTCTTTATCTTTTGCTCTAAAACTTCACGCACGCTAGCGTCTTTTAGGACAAATTCGCCGCTTGCGTTTGCGAAATTTACATTTGCTTCAAGCACCCCATCTATCTTTTTAGAAACCTTCTCGATAGCGTTTGAGCAATTTACGCAGCTCATTCCCGCTATATTTAGCTTGACTTTTAAAGGCATATCAAAGCTCCTTTATAACGTCAAATCCCAGATCAGCCATTTCTGATTTAAATTTCTCTACATCGCCATCTTTTATATCAAGGCTTACTTGTCTTGGCTCTTTGCTAAGATCGACTTTTATCTCGCCAAAGTCATCTTCAAGTGCGTTTTTTATAGTATTTGCGCAGTTTTGGCAATGCACGTTATTTACCTCAAATGTTTTCATATTATCTCCTTTATCATGTGGTCGTATTCGTGTAAATTTATGATCTTTTTGGTGTTAAATTTAAAGCCAAGGCTCTCGTAAAATTTACGAACTTTTGGCTTATTTACATCAACTATCAGCGAGACCTTTTTATGTCCTAGCTCTTTTGCTTTGGCAAATGAGT
This genomic stretch from Campylobacter concisus harbors:
- a CDS encoding heavy-metal-associated domain-containing protein, whose amino-acid sequence is MKTFEVNNVHCQNCANTIKNALEDDFGEIKVDLSKEPRQVSLDIKDGDVEKFKSEMADLGFDVIKEL